Proteins from a genomic interval of Armatimonadota bacterium:
- a CDS encoding response regulator → MIRKRNILVADDEANLCKILEAELKNAGYAVTVVHDGVQAVEKAREIDFDIIVLDLRMPEMDGLNALREIRKHDKETPIIIMTAYENHDTMASALSMGATACINKPFDLDSITALVKATLDDGNGQKSVDWSGSVRTVFFNKNQPVLVEVHDGEYVGQYHSRIEDKDDRTLTILCPTSGGSHIILSPGTPVSIGLAGEDAFYSFETTVLAQRENYLPLIVLSKPSVIYRVQRRKHARIPAKIAVDMALVEKTGENDENSTIGPVFTVYTENIGAGGLKIVTCQRLPDGATVRIWASNVPGLGELTGTGRITRAQKISVNSHEDWEYGIQFTKIADEVRHTLAQVVESKVTA, encoded by the coding sequence ATGATTAGAAAACGCAACATACTGGTCGCGGACGACGAGGCTAATCTCTGCAAGATTCTTGAGGCAGAGCTGAAAAATGCAGGATATGCAGTAACCGTGGTTCATGATGGGGTACAGGCTGTCGAAAAAGCTAGAGAAATAGATTTCGACATTATTGTCCTTGATTTGCGAATGCCAGAGATGGATGGCCTCAACGCACTGCGGGAAATTCGCAAACATGATAAGGAAACTCCTATCATAATAATGACAGCTTATGAGAATCACGACACAATGGCCAGTGCCCTATCAATGGGAGCCACTGCCTGCATTAATAAACCATTTGATTTGGACAGCATTACTGCCCTTGTGAAAGCCACTCTCGACGATGGAAATGGCCAGAAATCAGTAGATTGGTCAGGGTCAGTGCGCACAGTATTCTTCAATAAAAATCAGCCGGTGCTAGTTGAAGTCCACGATGGTGAGTATGTTGGGCAATATCACAGCAGGATAGAAGATAAAGATGACCGGACACTGACCATACTTTGTCCGACAAGCGGAGGGAGCCATATTATTTTGAGCCCAGGCACACCGGTTTCTATTGGACTTGCCGGCGAAGATGCGTTCTATAGCTTTGAGACGACAGTTCTTGCCCAGCGAGAGAATTATCTTCCACTTATAGTTCTAAGCAAACCTTCGGTAATCTACCGTGTTCAGCGGCGAAAGCATGCGCGAATACCTGCGAAAATTGCTGTAGACATGGCGCTTGTGGAAAAAACCGGAGAAAACGACGAAAATTCTACGATAGGCCCTGTTTTTACGGTTTATACTGAGAATATTGGCGCTGGTGGACTGAAGATAGTAACCTGCCAAAGACTTCCCGACGGAGCAACGGTAAGAATATGGGCTTCCAATGTGCCTGGCTTAGGCGAGCTTACGGGAACCGGTCGAATTACACGTGCACAGAAGATATCTGTGAACAGCCATGAAGACTGGGAATATGGCATTCAATTCACAAAAATAGCCGATGAGGTGCGACATACACTTGCTCAAGTGGTTGAGTCGAAAGTAACTGCTTGA